Proteins from a single region of Scleropages formosus chromosome 24, fSclFor1.1, whole genome shotgun sequence:
- the znf335 gene encoding zinc finger protein 335 isoform X1, which produces MDSEENEVESSSDAGPSGLEEPSESGMGMESSEAMSADSSDTAAMPTMAPESDSHVGQSSERLVELIPETSSSTDVRAVVHLPDSSSVAQSTSVSSVSTVTQSILVSESAQVLVHSSVVSDGGMIVSDSTASTSSDLGSAIDKIIESTIGPDIMNGCIAVTSAEDGDAETTQYLILQGPDDGAAMVSEMSSSRITIEALAEGPTSTCLDQSDVVEVRRVVLPDHEALDPDLPDQPGHSGYVEQEDSIGTDGTHRFQGLDCSGEGPDQTRPSHYIECRADRPDNSERHSRSYQGHEEEPGPSHCSRYPVGGAGPSGRLHQSHYLDGPGPSQQHSRYIDCSTDSSSQPPDYAECVTGGPDQTENSQYMECCVDDPDQTQNSQDQPHNSCYIECSVAQGSIYMEESSLDCPDQPQHSSYMEVSVAVDDQRPDQPDGYRYAEGSEDQPSQYPVRPNRTVSLEGGEPPEGSGCSEAQGSGAVGPGPPTSLRDQPPDLAELEEMMEVVVVQQFKCKMCPYKSVSKDTLINHMREKHFKNTGGPPPKKRGRGRPRRCDSVAPQKPEVKVEEPVVAEEEDDDIVDAGAIDDAEDDSDYNPADEDCRGRQPALLRSTPSSSSLSQERPRRRVIRPSKFPYYTGSRRNQKAASNTRAAAEESKNVDSQVAEEASSSGMDNGPMSSGNENGAEPGVSQSDSENKDPSSNTGPEEVDCYPRKRGRPTKQFLRKKYKKYINRNRYYKSLKPLLRPHNCRICGSRFLSQEDLRFHVDSHDGDDPERFKCLQCSYRCKRWSSLKEHMFNHEGTKPYKCEECDYSSVYKKDVVRHSAVHTKDKKKKTDQVPRVVQYLCPVCNRVYPMQKRLTQHMKTHSTEKPHMCDKCGKSFKKRYTFKMHLLTHIQSYGNSRFKCEFCEYTCDNKKLLLNHQLSHTSDKPFKCDYCKYSTTKEDFLVSHIAIKHTGEKPFSCDFCHFMTKHKKNLRLHVMSRHPDEFEDWRVTHPEEPPRRRRPFFTLQQIEELKQLHDHMQVVQESTRAPIVCQVHPIELQALQTMENAAVSQDSLGNTTIIYEHGDDSELSAQNALDLLLNMSTPRELVGSSLQVAVLKADADGSTPGEADSAGQPQKVVTFHVAEHGDVMATAPVDDVPVSAYQGAGDFAVSEQVGEEIHSSAAVYSDTEGSPGASQSVVVSSESLSSNMKEHKGKYHLTSGIEGDVVQQVELSTEEPSSPPASPSPRQQVNSKRFSCRICMESFHGRSDMESHKRAHVDPTTFKCPDCNFTAPSWPEVKTHMAMHAYLRPHKCAHCSFASKNKKDLRRHMMTHTNEKPFACEVCGQRFNRNGHLKFHMERLHSLEPPARKTRLGSSQQAIIVNTDEEALASLQSALQAGQTVLTSEGLQQALAQEHIIVAQEQSIPNQEEATYIQQITTVDGQTVQHLVTAENQLAEVQYIISQDGVQHLIPQEYVVVSEGNHIQMQDGQIAHIQYEQDGAFLQEQQIALSHDGHIQYVPISSEQQVVGQENAEVAAHSTVTAVVDAAVAQAQTVYAAEATPEQLEQMQQEGIQYDVITFTEE; this is translated from the exons ATGGACTCTGAGGAGAACGAGGTGGAAAGCAGCAGTGATGCGGGTCCGTCTGGCCTGGAGGAGCCCTCAGAGAGCGGCATGGGCATGGAGTCATCGGAGGCTATGTCCGCTGACAGTAGCGACACGGCCGCAATGCCCACCATGGCACCAGAATCGGACTCCCACGTGGGCCAGAGTTCGGAGAGGCTCGTG GAGCTTATACCTGAGACCAGCTCTAGCACCGACGTACGAGCAGTGGTCCATCTCCCCGACTCATCCTCCGTGGCACAGTCCACCAGCGTGTCCAGCGTCTCCACGGTGACCCAGTCAATCTTGGTGTCCGAATCAGCCCAGGTGCTCGTCCACTCCAGCGTGGTGTCAGACGGAGGAATGATCGTGTCGGACTCCACCGCCTCCACTTCGTCGGACCTCGGCTCTGCTATTGACAAGATCATCGAGTCCACTATCGGTCCTGACATCATGAAtg GTTGCATTGCGGTCACCAGTGCTGAGGATGGAGATGCTGAGACCACGCAGTATCTTATTCTTCAGGGTCCTGATGATG GTGCTGCTATGGTGTCTGAGATGTCTTCCAGTCGCATCACCATTGAAGCTTTGGCGGAGGGTCCGACCTCGACTTGCCTGGACCAATCCGATGTGGTGGAGGTTCGAAGAGTGGTGCTCCCCGATCATGAGGCTTTGGATCCTGACCTGCCTGACCAACCGGGACATTCAGGTTATGTGGAGCAAGAAGACAGCATCGGAACGGATGGCACACATCGCTTCCAGGGCCTGGACTGCAGTGGGGAGGGACCAGACCAGACACGGCCATCCCACTATATCGAGTGTAGAGCCGACAGGCCCGACAACTCGGAGCGACATTCACGGAGTTACCAGGGTCACGAAGAAGAGCCCGGTCCGTCACACTGCTCTCGCTACCCTGTGGGTGGTGCCGGCCCCTCAGGGAGGCTGCACCAGTCCCACTATCTGGACGGTCCAGGGCCATCCCAGCAGCATTCGCGGTACATTGACTGTAGCACGGACAGCTCAAGCCAGCCACCAGACTACGCAGAGTGCGTGACCGGCGGGCCAGACCAGACTGAGAACTCCCAGTATATGGAGTGCTGTGTGGATGACCCAGACCAGACACAGAACTCGCAAGACCAGCCCCACAACTCCTGCTACATCGAGTGCAGCGTGGCCCAGGGGTCTATCTACATGGAGGAGAGCTCCCTGGATTGCCCAGACCAACCACAGCATTCCAGCTACATGGAGGTCAGCGTTGCTGTGGACGACCAACGACCTGATCAGCCAGATGGCTACCGCTATGCAGAGGGTAGCGAGGACCAGCCCAGCCAGTACCCGGTGCGGCCCAACCGGACTGTCTCACTGGAGGGTGGAGAACCTCCAGAGGGCAGTGGCTGTTCAGAAGCCCAGGGCAGCGGGGCTGTGGGGCCGGGCCCACCAACAAGCCTCAGGGACCAGCCCCCAGACCTGGCGGAGCTCGAGGAGATGATGGAAGTGGTGGTTGTACAGCAGTTCAAGTGCAAGATGTGTCCGTACAAGAGTGTCTCGAAGGACACCCTAATAAACCACATGAGGGAAAAGCACTTCAAGAACACAG gtGGTCCACCGCCGAAAAAAAGGGGACGAGGCCGGCCACGCCGCTGTGACTCAGTCGCCCCACAGAAGCCCGAGGTGAAGGTGGAGGAACCGGTAGTggcagaggaggaagatgacGATATTGTGGATGCTGGCGCCATCGACGATGCAGAAG ATGATAGTGACTATAACCCAGCTGATGAAGACTGCAGGGGACGCCAGCCAGCCCTTCTCCGAAGCACTCCTTCGTCATCATCCCTCTCGCAAGAGCGCCCGCGGCGCAGAGTGATTCGCCCCAGCAAGTTCCCTTACTACACAGGCAGCCGCCGTAACCAGA AAGCAGCAAGCAATACTAGAGCAGCAGCTGAGGAGAGTAAGAATGTGGACTCTCAAGTAGCCGAGGAGGCGAGCTCTTCTGGGATGGACAACGGGCCCATGTCCTCGGGAAATGAAAATGGAGCCGAACCTGGCGTGAGTCAGTCGGATTCTGAGAACAAGGATCCATCATCAAATACGGGGCCGGAGGAGGTTGATTGCTACCCTCGGAAACGAGGACGCCCTACAAAGCAGTTTCTTCGAAAGAAGTACAAGAAATACATAAACCGCAA TAGGTATTACAAATCCTTGAAGCCGTTGCTAAGGCCCCACAACTGTCGGATCTGTGGATCCCGATTTCTATCCCAGGAAGACCTTCGCTTCCACGTTGACTCTCACGACGGCGATGACCCCGAGCGGTTCAAGTGCTTGCAGTGTAGTTACCGGTGTAAGCGCTGGTCATCACTGAAG GAGCACATGTTCAATCACGAGGGAACGAAGCCCTACAAGTGCGAGGAGTGTGACTACAGCAGCGTCTACAAGAAGGATGTGGTGCGACACTCGGCTGTGCACACCAAAGACAA GAAAAAGAAGACAGaccag GTCCCCAGGGTGGTGCAGTATCTGTGCCCCGTGTGTAACAGGGTGTATCCCATGCAGAAGCGCCTGACAcagcacatgaaaacacacagcacGGAGAAACCGCACATGTGTGACAAG TGTGGGAAATCCTTCAAGAAACGGTACACTTTTAAGATGCATCTCCTTACACATATCCAGAGCTACGGGAACAGCAG ATTCAAGTGTGAATTCTGCGAGTACACCTGTGACAACAAGAAACTGCTCCTCAACCACCAGCTGTCACACACGAGCGATAAGCCGTTCAAGTGCGACTACTGCAAGTACTCCACCACCAAGGAGGACTTCCTAGTGTCCCACATTGCAATCAAACATACAG GGGAGAAGCCATTCTCCTGTGACTTCTGCCACTTCATGACGAAGCACAAGAAGAACCTACGATTGCATGTGATGTCGCGCCACCCTGATGAATTTGAGGACTGGCGCGTCACGCACCCGGAGGAGCCCCCTCGTCGCCGCCGACCCtttttcacactgcagcagatCGAGGAGCTCAAGCAGCTGCACGACCATATGCAGGTTGTGCAGGAGAGCACCCGCGCCCCCATC GTATGCCAGGTGCACCCCATTGAGTTGCAAGCACTTCAGACAATGGAGAACGCCGCTGTTTCTCAGGATTCCCTGGGCAACACCACCATCATCTATGAACACG GAGATGACTCCGAGTTGTCAGCCCAGAATGCGCTGGACCTGCTCTTGAACATGAGCACCCCCCGCGAGCTCGTGGGCAGTTCACTGCAG GTGGCCGTGCTGAAAGCGGATGCGGATGGTTCCACGCCGGGGGAGGCCGACTCGGCAGGGCAGCCCCAGAAGGTCGTGACCTTCCATGTAGCCGAGCACGGGGACGTCATGGCGACTGCCCCCGTAGATGATGTCCCTGTGAGCGCCTATCAGGGCGCTGGGGACTTTGCGGTCTCAGAGCAGGTCGGGGAGGAGATCCACAGCTCTGCTGCTGTCTACAG CGATACGGAAGGCAGCCCTGGGGCATCTCAGTCCGTGGTGGTGAGCAGCGAATCTCTCTCCAGTAACATGAAGGAGCACAAGGGCAAGTACCACTTGACCTCGGGAATCGAAGGAGACGTTGTGCAGCAGGTGGAG CTGAGCACGGAGGAGCCCAGCTCCCCTCCtgcatccccctccccccggcaACAGGTGAACTCAAAGCGCTTCTCTTGCCGCATCTGCATGGAGTCGTTCCACGGCCGCTCCGACATGGAGAGCCACAAGAGAGCGCACGTGGACCCCACTACCTTCAAGTGCCCCGACTGCAATTTCACAGCGCCCTCCTGGCCAGAGGTCAAG ACACACATGGCCATGCACGCGTACCTGCGACCCCACAAGTGCGCACACTGCAGCTTCGCCTCGAAGAACAAGAAGGACCTGCGGCGGCACATGATGACACACACCAACGAAAAGCCCTTCGCCTGTGAGGTCTGCGGACAGAG GTTCAACCGTAATGGCCACCTGAAATTCCACATGGAGAGGCTGCATAGCCTGGAGCCGCCTGCACGAAAGACACGGTTGGGCTCCTCGCAGCAGGCCATCATCGTCAACACGGATGAGGAGGCACTGGCCAGCCTTCAAT CAGCTTTACAGGCTGGACAGACGGTGCTCACCTCGGAAGGGCTCCAGCAGGCCTTGGCACAGGAGCACATCATCGTGGCCCAGGAGCAGAGCATCCCGAACCAG GAGGAAGCCACGTATATCCAGCAAATTACCACAGTGGATGGACAGACCGTACAGCACCTGGTCACGGCAGAGAACCAACTGGCTGAG GTCCAGTATATAATTTCCCAAGACGGGGTGCAACACCTGATCCCCCAGGAGTATGTAGTGGTTTCAGAAGGAAACCACATCCAG ATGCAGGACGGACAGATCGCACACATTCAGTATGAGCAGGATGGAGCAttcctgcaggagcagcag ATCGCCCTGAGCCACGACGGACACATCCAATACGTGCCCATCAGCTCTGAGCAGCAGGTCGTGGGCCAAGAGAATGCTGAGGTCGCTGCCCACTCAACAGTGACCG CTGTAGTGGATGCAGCCGTGGCACAGGCACAGACGGTGTATGCGGCCGAGGCCACGCCGGAACAGCTGGAGCAGATGCAGCAGGAGGGCATCCAGTACGACGTCATCACCTTTACGGAGGAGTAG